The Peptoanaerobacter stomatis genome includes the window GACTATGCAGACAGTTTGCAAAAAATATAGGTATTCAAAATTAGCATTTTTTGTAGTGCCTGTAATAGGAGGCTTTATAAGCAATATAACCAATGCAATGATAATTACTAAATTCTTGGATTTTGCCAAAAGCCTTGTGTAATTATAATATATTAATATTGAAACTATAAAATTCTGTAAATAATTTTTTACAAAAATTTTAAAAAAAATTAAAACTGATACTAAAAAAGTTCACTTAGTCTTGCAATTAAGTGGGCTTTTTTATTTTTTGAAATATTTCTTGCAAAAATTGATTTAAAAAATATACAAATAGGCTATAGTATGATATAATATATTATGTAAAAGAAAATATTTTTTATGATGTTATGTTTTAGTTATGATTTGCTGTAGATTTGAGTTAAAAATGCAATAAATAATTCAAAAGGATAGCGTTTTATATATAAAATATAATTTATCATTTGAAAACTTTAAATTATATTAAAAAGGGTGATTTAATGGAAGATAAAGTATATACTTTGGGTGTAGATATAGGTTCAACGGCTTCTAAGTGTATAATCCTTGAAGACGGAAAAAATATAGTTGCAAAGGCTATAATAGACGTCGGTGCAGGAACATCAGGACCGTCAAGAGCAATCAAAGAGGTTTTGGAAAATGCAAATTTAAAAAGAGAAGATATAAAATATATAGCAGCTACAGGATACGGTAGAAATTCTCTTGAAGAGGCTGATTTCCAAATGTCAGAGTTATCTTGCCATGCAAAAGGGGCTTACTTTTTATTCCCTAATGTTAGAACTATAATAGATATAGGAGGTCAAGACTCAAAGGCTCTTAAAATTGATGATAACGGTATGCTTGAAAATTTTGTTATGAATGATAAGTGTGCTGCCGGTACAGGAAGATTTTTGGACGTTATTGCCAAGGTATTGGAAGTAACATTGGATGATTTGGAAAAATTGGATGAAAAATCTACAAAAGATGTAACTATAAGCTCTACATGTACTGTATTTGCAGAGTCTGAAGTAATCTCTCAGCTTGCAAAAGGCACAAAAATTGAAGATATAGTCAAAGGCATACACACTTCAATTGCAAGTCGTGTAGGCTCGCTTGCAAAAAGAGTAGGTCTTAGAGATGATGTTATAATGACAGGTGGTGTTGCGCTTAATAAAGGTATGGTAAGAGCGCTTGAAAACAATATAGGTTTTAAAATACACACAAGCGAATACTGTCAGTTAAACGGAGCACTTGGAGCGGCGCTTTTTGCTTATCAAAAATATATGCATAAGACAAAATAAGTTTATAAAAAGCGTATGCAGACTTTTTAATACATTAAAATATAAATTCATTTAGTAATGAATATGAGTTTATAAAATAAACAACATTATTTTGTGCTCATAGTTGTGATATACATTATAAATTTTATAAAAATTGAGAAGTATCAATTTTAAATATGAAAAATTTAATTTATAGGAGGACATTATTATGGCTGGTAAAATGGAAAAATTACCGAACAAAACACCAAGACCTATAGAAGGTCACAAACCTGCTGCGGCTATATTAAGAGGCGTAGTGGACAAAGTTTATAACAATGCTTGGGAAGCAAAAAGAAGAGGAGAATTGGTAGGTTGGAGTTCATCAAAATTCCCTATAGAATTGGCTAAGGCATTTGACTTAAATGTAGTTTATCCTGAAAATCATGCGGCTACAACAGCAGCAAAAAAAGACGGATTGAGACTTTGCCAAGCGGCTGAAGATATGGGATATGATAACGATATATGCGGATACGCAAGAATAAGTCTTGCGCTTGCAGCCGGTGAGCCTACAGATTCAAGAAGAATGCCTCAGCCTGATTTCTTGCTTTGCTGTAACAATATCTGTAATATGATGACAAAATGGTATGAAAATATAGCAAGAATGCACAATATACCTCTAATAATGATAGATATACCATTTTCAAATACGGTAGATGTACCGGAAGAAAAAGTGGATTACTTAATAGGACAGTTTAACCATGCAATAAAACAATTAGAAGAACTTACAGGCAAAAAATTTGACGAGAAAAAATTTGAAGATGCATGTTCACTTGCCAACAGAACTGCGTCTGCATGGCTTAAAGCTTGTAACTACATGGGAGTAAAACCGTCTCCTCTAAGCGGATTTGACCTTTTCAACCACATGGCTGACATTGTTACTGCAAGATGTGACGAAGATGCAGCATTTGGATTTGAATTACTTGCTCAAGAATTCGAGCAATCTATAAAAGACGGAACTTCAACTTGGGAATATCCGGAAGAACATAGAATATTATTTGAAGGTA containing:
- a CDS encoding acyl-CoA dehydratase activase, whose product is MEDKVYTLGVDIGSTASKCIILEDGKNIVAKAIIDVGAGTSGPSRAIKEVLENANLKREDIKYIAATGYGRNSLEEADFQMSELSCHAKGAYFLFPNVRTIIDIGGQDSKALKIDDNGMLENFVMNDKCAAGTGRFLDVIAKVLEVTLDDLEKLDEKSTKDVTISSTCTVFAESEVISQLAKGTKIEDIVKGIHTSIASRVGSLAKRVGLRDDVIMTGGVALNKGMVRALENNIGFKIHTSEYCQLNGALGAALFAYQKYMHKTK
- a CDS encoding 2-hydroxyacyl-CoA dehydratase subunit D, whose translation is MAGKMEKLPNKTPRPIEGHKPAAAILRGVVDKVYNNAWEAKRRGELVGWSSSKFPIELAKAFDLNVVYPENHAATTAAKKDGLRLCQAAEDMGYDNDICGYARISLALAAGEPTDSRRMPQPDFLLCCNNICNMMTKWYENIARMHNIPLIMIDIPFSNTVDVPEEKVDYLIGQFNHAIKQLEELTGKKFDEKKFEDACSLANRTASAWLKACNYMGVKPSPLSGFDLFNHMADIVTARCDEDAAFGFELLAQEFEQSIKDGTSTWEYPEEHRILFEGIPCWPGLRHLYEPLKDNGVNVTAVVYAPAFGFKYNNVREMAAAYCKAPCSVCIETGVEWRETMAKENGISGALVNYNRSCKPWSGAMPEIERRWKEDLGIPVVHFDGDQADERNFSTEQYNTRVQGLVEIMQERKEERLAKGEEVYTNFENTKETDWSKETLK